The Acetomicrobium flavidum genome window below encodes:
- the cas2 gene encoding CRISPR-associated endonuclease Cas2: MIYDVGEERVNKVLKIGRKYLSWIQNSVLEGDLTPATFASLKREVCKVIKDDYDSVIFYTWRSERYTSREVIGKEKGSSEIFI; encoded by the coding sequence ATGATTTATGATGTTGGGGAAGAGCGCGTGAATAAAGTGCTAAAGATTGGTCGTAAATACCTTAGTTGGATTCAAAATTCCGTATTAGAAGGAGACCTTACCCCTGCTACGTTTGCATCCCTTAAACGTGAGGTTTGCAAAGTTATAAAAGATGATTATGACAGTGTTATATTTTATACATGGAGATCCGAGCGTTACACCTCCCGAGAGGTTATAGGTAAAGAGAAAGGGTCAAGTGAAATTTTTATTTAG
- a CDS encoding M55 family metallopeptidase, with translation MKIYISVDMEGATGVVNPLQVRAESPSEYAFGCKMQLHDLKAVIDGAFEGGATEILVNDSHARMINVDVSQLPQNVRLISGNLKPLAMAEGIKDGCDCAFFVAYHAMAGTVNAILDHTVSSKTIFSVKLNGTLVGETGLNAAVCMESKVPVVLVTGDKAVSEEAKMLFDNERIVTCAVKEGRSNSCATLLPPEETYQLLKDAAARALKTFNSTYISQDLFECPYNLEITFRQTSQCDTVSYLPGIKRLDGRTIQVQCDSADKVWRWVDAAVTLASSATI, from the coding sequence GTGAAGATTTATATAAGCGTGGATATGGAAGGCGCAACTGGAGTAGTTAACCCCCTTCAAGTACGGGCAGAATCGCCGTCTGAGTATGCCTTTGGTTGTAAAATGCAACTTCATGATCTTAAGGCTGTAATAGACGGTGCTTTTGAGGGAGGGGCAACAGAAATACTTGTTAACGATTCTCATGCCCGAATGATAAACGTAGATGTATCACAGCTTCCCCAAAATGTCAGGCTTATCTCCGGCAACCTTAAACCTTTGGCAATGGCAGAAGGCATAAAAGATGGTTGCGATTGCGCGTTTTTTGTGGCTTATCATGCTATGGCTGGAACTGTTAATGCTATACTGGATCACACAGTATCAAGTAAAACAATATTTAGTGTTAAACTTAATGGAACGTTAGTAGGCGAAACTGGGCTTAATGCAGCAGTGTGTATGGAAAGTAAGGTCCCCGTTGTTTTGGTTACTGGAGATAAGGCGGTCTCTGAAGAAGCAAAAATGCTCTTCGATAATGAAAGGATTGTAACATGTGCAGTAAAAGAGGGCCGTTCCAATAGTTGCGCCACCCTTTTGCCCCCTGAAGAGACCTATCAACTATTGAAAGATGCTGCCGCAAGGGCCTTAAAAACCTTTAATTCGACCTACATTTCTCAAGATCTTTTCGAGTGCCCCTATAATTTGGAGATCACTTTTAGACAGACCTCTCAATGTGATACGGTTTCTTACTTGCCAGGGATAAAAAGGTTGGATGGGAGAACAATTCAAGTGCAATGCGATTCTGCCGATAAAGTATGGCGGTGGGTTGATGCAGCAGTGACGCTGGCAAGTTCTGCTACAATTTAG